One window of Marinomonas primoryensis genomic DNA carries:
- the tssB gene encoding type VI secretion system contractile sheath small subunit: protein MSKEGSVAPKERINIKYVPATGDAQAEVELPLKTLVVGDFKGHTEETPLEERKSISIDKNNFESVMRESNLRLKTAVSNKLEDEEGGELAVELEFNGIADFSPDSIASQVPELKKLIELREALVALKGPLGNIAEFRKSLQGLITSDESREQLLAELSLINESNSDEASHPSE, encoded by the coding sequence ATGTCAAAAGAAGGAAGTGTTGCACCGAAAGAGCGAATTAATATTAAGTATGTTCCTGCGACTGGTGATGCTCAGGCTGAAGTTGAACTACCACTTAAAACGCTTGTTGTTGGTGATTTTAAGGGACATACCGAAGAGACGCCACTTGAAGAGAGAAAAAGCATTTCTATCGATAAAAACAACTTTGAATCGGTTATGCGTGAAAGTAATTTACGTTTAAAAACGGCTGTAAGTAATAAGTTGGAAGACGAAGAGGGTGGTGAGTTAGCTGTTGAGCTTGAATTCAATGGTATTGCTGATTTTTCACCAGACTCAATCGCTTCACAAGTCCCTGAACTTAAAAAGCTTATCGAGCTTAGAGAGGCGTTAGTCGCCTTGAAAGGGCCTTTGGGGAATATTGCTGAGTTTAGAAAAAGTCTCCAAGGACTGATTACCTCTGATGAAAGTCGAGAACAATTATTGGCAGAGTTAAGCCTTATAAATGAAAGCAATTCAGATGAAGCTTCACATCCATCTGAATAA
- the corA gene encoding magnesium/cobalt transporter CorA, with protein MTKGDDSTIDSSNDKTINSMNDRAAGVVMGTAGNSANLLGSTLGLSGTRQSNPYNRVTPGELPGIEHLLDVSVPPESGSVSISYIDYSATKLEMGEVTDLDEFLAKPLPDWITTRWINVSHPHPYVINQFRHHFAFHTLTAEDVMHIPQRPRVEFFDDHVFVVLRMLQLVECVPDNTSAGGVLDAEQVSLLLYDKVLITFQEKPGDVWQPIRERLQKDNVRIRKSGTGYLLYALLDAMVDHCFPVLEQYGDLLEELELITLEKPTPEVLHRIHAVKRELSLLRRIVWPMREVVDQLYREEDGRMGEVTKPYLRDVYEHTIQIVEIIESYREMVSGLTDLYMSAVSNRMNEIMKVLTIMSSVFIPLTFVAGVYGMNFAYMPELTQRWAYPAIWCVFILLTVGMAFFFKRRGWLGGGR; from the coding sequence ATGACGAAAGGTGACGACAGTACTATTGATTCATCCAATGATAAAACCATTAATAGTATGAATGATAGAGCCGCTGGGGTTGTCATGGGAACGGCGGGGAACAGTGCTAATTTACTCGGTTCAACGTTAGGCTTGTCCGGTACTAGGCAGAGTAACCCATATAACCGAGTTACTCCGGGTGAGTTGCCGGGCATTGAACATCTTTTAGATGTGTCAGTGCCTCCTGAGTCCGGCAGCGTTAGCATAAGTTATATTGATTACTCTGCGACTAAGTTGGAAATGGGAGAGGTGACTGACCTTGATGAATTTCTAGCCAAGCCTCTGCCAGATTGGATAACGACGAGGTGGATTAATGTCAGCCATCCGCACCCTTATGTGATTAACCAGTTTCGCCACCATTTTGCGTTTCATACACTAACAGCAGAAGATGTGATGCATATTCCTCAGCGTCCGCGGGTTGAGTTTTTTGATGATCATGTGTTTGTCGTGCTGCGCATGCTGCAGTTGGTGGAATGCGTACCCGACAATACCTCAGCAGGTGGCGTGTTGGACGCAGAGCAAGTGAGTCTGCTTCTTTACGATAAAGTGCTCATCACATTTCAGGAAAAGCCGGGAGATGTGTGGCAACCCATTAGAGAGCGCTTGCAAAAAGATAATGTCCGCATCCGTAAAAGCGGCACAGGCTATCTGCTTTATGCATTGTTAGATGCGATGGTCGATCATTGTTTTCCTGTATTAGAACAATATGGCGATCTCCTCGAAGAGCTTGAACTGATTACCTTAGAAAAACCCACACCAGAGGTTTTGCATCGAATTCATGCCGTTAAGCGTGAGCTTTCTTTGTTGCGACGTATTGTTTGGCCAATGCGGGAAGTGGTGGATCAGTTATACCGTGAAGAAGACGGCCGCATGGGTGAGGTAACTAAACCGTATCTTCGCGATGTCTATGAGCACACTATTCAAATTGTTGAAATCATTGAATCCTATCGCGAGATGGTTAGCGGCTTAACCGATCTTTATATGTCCGCGGTGTCCAATCGTATGAACGAAATCATGAAAGTGTTAACCATCATGTCTTCCGTGTTTATTCCCTTGACCTTTGTTGCTGGTGTTTACGGGATGAACTTTGCTTATATGCCAGAATTGACCCAGCGATGGGCGTATCCCGCTATTTGGTGTGTTTTTATCTTACTGACTGTCGGCATGGCGTTTTTCTTCAAACGTCGAGGCTGGCTGGGAGGAGGTCGCTAG
- a CDS encoding OsmC domain/YcaO domain-containing protein, whose product MEIKVNFLDNLRLEAKFDDFTVTTDQPIRYKGDGSAPSPFDYFLASSALCAAYFVKVYCKARDIPTDNIRLSQNNIVDPEDRYNQIFQIQVELPDDISDKDRQGILRSIDRCTVKKVVQTGPEFKIETVENLDADANAMLMGQSDGESNTFILGKDLPVEQTIANMTEMLADLGMKIEISSWRNIVPNVWSLHIRDAASPMCFTNGKGASKESALCSALGEFIERLNNNFFYNDQFFGTDIANSEFVHYPNEKWFALTKNDALPTGMLDDYCLDIYNPDDELFGSHLIDTNSGNKDRGICSIPYTRKSDGETVYFPSNLIENLFLSNGMSAGNNLQEAHVQCLSEIFERAVKRQIIEDEIVLPDVPMQVLEKYPSILAGINGLEEQGFPIVVKDASLGGQFPVMCVTLMNPKTGGVFASFGAHPSLEVALERSLTELLQGRSFEGLNDVPKPTFNSMAVSEPENAVEHFIDSTGVISWRFFSSKYDYDFCEWDFSGTNEEEASSLFGILEDLGKEVYIAEFTDLGASACRILVPDYSEIYPVEDLVWDNTNKSLDYREDILNLHALNAKQLANLVTRLEESQLDNYTDIPTLIGIVFDDNTVWGQLTIMELKILIYLALGAHEDAMELVGEFLQFNDNTVQRGLFYQAMNAVLEVTLDEELELDDFIHSFNRMFGKDVMDNVVGSVTGDVRFYGLTKTSMQLEGIEPHLRLIESYKKLHQARKANAAK is encoded by the coding sequence ATGGAAATTAAAGTTAATTTTCTCGACAATCTGAGACTTGAAGCCAAGTTTGATGATTTTACCGTTACCACCGATCAGCCTATCCGCTACAAAGGCGATGGCTCGGCGCCAAGTCCGTTTGACTATTTCTTAGCGTCGTCGGCACTGTGTGCGGCGTATTTTGTGAAGGTGTATTGCAAAGCCCGAGATATCCCAACAGACAACATCCGTCTGTCGCAGAACAATATTGTTGATCCAGAAGATCGCTACAATCAGATTTTCCAAATCCAAGTCGAGCTACCAGACGATATTTCAGATAAAGATCGCCAAGGTATTTTGCGCTCTATTGATCGTTGTACCGTCAAAAAAGTGGTGCAAACTGGGCCAGAATTTAAGATTGAAACCGTTGAAAACCTAGACGCAGACGCCAATGCAATGTTGATGGGCCAGTCCGATGGTGAATCAAACACCTTTATTCTCGGCAAAGATCTACCAGTAGAACAAACCATTGCCAATATGACGGAGATGTTAGCCGATCTTGGCATGAAGATTGAGATCTCATCTTGGCGCAATATCGTACCTAACGTGTGGTCTCTGCACATTCGTGACGCCGCATCGCCTATGTGTTTTACCAACGGTAAAGGCGCGTCGAAAGAGAGCGCTCTGTGTTCTGCACTCGGTGAGTTTATTGAACGTTTAAATAACAATTTTTTCTACAATGATCAATTTTTTGGCACGGACATCGCCAACAGTGAATTTGTGCATTACCCGAATGAAAAGTGGTTTGCACTAACCAAAAACGATGCCTTACCGACAGGTATGTTAGATGACTATTGCTTAGATATTTATAACCCAGACGACGAGTTGTTTGGCTCGCACTTGATTGACACCAATTCAGGCAATAAAGATCGCGGCATTTGTTCAATTCCTTATACACGAAAATCCGATGGTGAAACGGTGTATTTCCCATCAAATCTAATCGAGAACCTCTTTCTAAGTAATGGTATGAGCGCGGGAAACAATCTGCAAGAAGCGCACGTACAATGCTTGTCGGAAATTTTCGAGCGTGCGGTTAAACGCCAAATCATCGAAGATGAAATTGTGTTACCTGATGTTCCTATGCAAGTGCTCGAAAAATATCCAAGCATTCTCGCGGGTATTAACGGCTTAGAAGAACAAGGCTTTCCAATAGTGGTAAAAGACGCCTCACTCGGCGGTCAATTCCCGGTCATGTGTGTGACTCTGATGAACCCGAAAACAGGTGGTGTGTTTGCTTCTTTTGGCGCCCATCCAAGCCTTGAAGTAGCACTAGAGCGCAGCTTAACCGAACTACTGCAAGGTCGCAGCTTCGAAGGTTTAAACGATGTGCCAAAACCGACATTTAACAGCATGGCGGTGAGCGAGCCTGAAAACGCTGTCGAGCACTTTATCGATTCAACTGGGGTTATTTCATGGCGTTTCTTTAGCAGCAAGTACGACTATGATTTTTGCGAATGGGATTTTTCCGGCACCAACGAAGAAGAAGCCAGCAGTCTATTTGGTATCTTAGAAGACTTAGGTAAAGAGGTGTACATCGCTGAATTTACTGATTTAGGTGCGTCAGCCTGCCGTATACTTGTACCCGATTATTCTGAGATTTACCCCGTTGAAGACTTGGTGTGGGACAACACCAACAAATCGCTGGATTATCGTGAAGACATCCTAAACCTGCATGCTTTAAACGCTAAGCAACTTGCCAATTTGGTGACTCGTTTAGAAGAAAGCCAACTCGATAACTACACAGATATCCCTACCTTGATCGGCATTGTATTTGATGACAATACCGTGTGGGGCCAGTTAACGATTATGGAACTTAAGATCCTGATTTATTTGGCTCTCGGCGCACACGAAGATGCTATGGAGTTAGTCGGTGAGTTCTTACAGTTCAACGACAATACAGTGCAACGCGGCCTTTTTTATCAAGCCATGAATGCGGTGCTAGAGGTGACTTTAGACGAAGAATTAGAGCTGGACGATTTCATCCATAGCTTCAACCGTATGTTTGGAAAAGACGTGATGGATAATGTTGTAGGTTCCGTCACTGGCGATGTGCGTTTTTATGGCTTAACGAAGACCAGCATGCAACTTGAAGGCATCGAACCGCATTTACGATTGATTGAAAGCTACAAAAAACTGCATCAAGCACGTAAAGCAAACGCCGCGAAATAA
- a CDS encoding tetratricopeptide repeat protein, giving the protein MKAHTFLILLPSMFFVFIGFFTPNEALSKPFIGDHTSIDQVYENGRLLRAQFKNREAREYLKYSMKKGSAKGFYLYAIELKGYNQTVRTDSNVYDYISRAAELGDKQAVRYLALGELSEDVSFFWKDKYFELLNQLVNEDKGQAFFEFYLFYQHSDLELAKDYLKKSVALMHPVALMVQGDLIMQGDGPYWFSFTRKKASIETYKQAAETYYLPAIKKFINILDEIGDEDQAFEWLLKAAGLGDLSSIALVARTLSGKRGVHKYAPLSLSQAKAYYDIYIDIAGQDKFSALYKSMLAEQYDLVNKMSDEQLKEADQNIIKIKENVKYFYSSDIFWFDDGYLYSL; this is encoded by the coding sequence GTGAAAGCACACACTTTTCTAATTCTTCTTCCTTCTATGTTTTTTGTCTTCATAGGATTTTTTACTCCTAACGAGGCACTTTCAAAGCCCTTTATTGGTGATCATACCTCTATTGATCAAGTGTATGAGAATGGCAGGCTTCTTCGAGCTCAGTTTAAGAATAGAGAGGCCAGAGAGTATTTGAAGTATTCGATGAAAAAAGGCTCGGCGAAAGGGTTTTATCTATATGCCATTGAGCTTAAAGGCTATAACCAAACTGTTCGTACCGATAGTAATGTATATGACTATATATCTCGAGCTGCTGAGTTAGGTGATAAGCAAGCCGTTAGATATTTGGCATTAGGAGAATTAAGCGAGGATGTTTCATTTTTTTGGAAAGATAAATATTTTGAATTACTTAACCAGTTAGTCAATGAAGATAAAGGGCAGGCATTTTTTGAATTTTATCTTTTTTATCAACATTCAGATTTAGAACTTGCTAAAGACTATCTAAAAAAATCCGTGGCGCTTATGCACCCTGTTGCATTAATGGTGCAAGGGGATCTAATCATGCAGGGAGATGGCCCCTATTGGTTTTCATTTACAAGAAAAAAAGCATCAATTGAGACTTATAAACAAGCAGCCGAAACCTATTACCTTCCTGCAATAAAAAAATTTATTAATATCCTTGATGAAATAGGAGATGAAGATCAAGCGTTCGAGTGGCTTCTTAAAGCTGCCGGATTGGGAGATCTCTCATCCATTGCTTTGGTGGCTAGGACTCTATCGGGGAAAAGGGGTGTCCATAAATATGCACCTCTTAGTCTATCTCAAGCCAAAGCATATTATGACATATACATTGATATTGCAGGCCAGGATAAGTTTTCTGCTCTATATAAAAGTATGCTGGCTGAGCAGTATGACTTAGTTAATAAAATGAGTGATGAGCAGCTAAAGGAAGCAGATCAAAATATTATAAAAATCAAAGAAAACGTTAAGTATTTTTATTCATCAGACATTTTTTGGTTTGATGATGGGTACTTATATAGTTTATGA
- the argF gene encoding ornithine carbamoyltransferase yields the protein MSFNLRNRNFLKLLDFSQRDVNFLLDLSRDLKRAKYSGMEQQGLKGKNICLIFEKSSTRTMCAFEVASFDQGAQVTYLGPSGSQIGKKESMKDTARVLGRMFDAIEYRGFGQDVVEELAQYAGVPVYNGLTNEFHPTQMLADLLTMREHSGKPLSEVSYAYVGDAHSNMGHSLMIAGCLMGMDVRIAAPKSLWPSDEFLKPARELEKRYGGKLTITEDPKEAVKGCDFIHTDVWVSMGEPDSVWEERIKLLTPYRVDSALMQSTGNSATKFMHCLPAFHNRDTDVGEEIFQKFGITEMEVSDDVFESVAGIQFDQAENRLHTIKAMLVATLGN from the coding sequence ATGTCGTTCAATTTACGTAATAGAAACTTTCTTAAGTTATTAGATTTTAGTCAGCGCGATGTTAATTTTTTATTAGATTTGTCTCGGGATCTTAAACGTGCGAAATACAGTGGTATGGAGCAACAGGGTTTAAAAGGCAAAAATATTTGTCTGATCTTTGAAAAATCATCGACTCGAACTATGTGTGCGTTTGAAGTCGCTTCTTTTGATCAAGGTGCACAAGTGACTTATTTAGGGCCTTCTGGTTCACAAATCGGTAAGAAAGAGTCAATGAAAGACACGGCTCGTGTGCTGGGTAGAATGTTCGACGCGATTGAATACCGTGGCTTTGGTCAGGACGTTGTTGAGGAGCTTGCTCAATACGCGGGTGTGCCAGTGTACAACGGTTTAACCAATGAATTTCATCCAACTCAAATGCTGGCCGATTTGTTAACCATGCGTGAACACAGTGGCAAACCATTGAGTGAAGTAAGTTACGCCTATGTGGGCGACGCTCACTCTAATATGGGTCATTCGCTGATGATTGCAGGTTGTCTAATGGGTATGGATGTTCGTATTGCGGCGCCTAAATCCCTATGGCCGAGTGATGAGTTTTTAAAACCAGCACGTGAGTTAGAAAAGCGTTATGGCGGTAAACTGACCATCACAGAAGACCCTAAAGAAGCGGTTAAGGGATGTGATTTTATCCATACCGATGTTTGGGTTTCTATGGGGGAACCGGACAGTGTTTGGGAAGAACGCATTAAACTGTTAACACCTTATCGTGTAGACAGTGCTTTGATGCAATCGACAGGTAACAGCGCCACCAAATTCATGCATTGCCTACCGGCCTTTCATAACCGCGACACGGATGTGGGCGAAGAAATTTTCCAAAAATTTGGCATTACTGAAATGGAGGTTTCCGATGACGTATTTGAATCGGTGGCGGGCATTCAGTTTGATCAGGCAGAGAACCGTTTGCACACCATCAAGGCGATGCTAGTGGCAACACTAGGAAATTAA
- the arcC gene encoding carbamate kinase, whose translation MRIVVALGGNALLKRGQPLTAQAQRENIKIAAQALAKIAENNELIITHGNGPQVGLLALQGNAYKPDELYPLDVLGAETEGMIGYMIEQEMGNFVPFERPLATLLTMVEVDPKDPAFSHPTKFIGPVYEEAEAKKLAKDNHWSIKPDGQKWRRVVASPLPKRIFEIRPIRWLLEKNTIVIASGGGGIPTMYDADSHLKGVEAVIDKDLSSELLARELGADLYIMATDAEAVFLDWDTPEQRGIKCVNPIDLANYEFAAGSMGPKVSAACQFAEKTGKIAAIGSLEDLEQIVAGTAGTRVSKLVGDMESY comes from the coding sequence ATGAGAATTGTAGTTGCTCTGGGTGGCAATGCTTTGCTTAAGCGCGGTCAACCGTTAACAGCGCAAGCGCAGCGTGAAAACATCAAAATCGCAGCGCAGGCCTTGGCAAAAATTGCCGAGAATAATGAGCTGATTATTACCCATGGTAATGGTCCTCAAGTCGGCCTGCTGGCATTACAAGGCAATGCTTATAAGCCGGATGAATTGTATCCTCTTGATGTGTTAGGGGCAGAAACCGAGGGCATGATCGGTTACATGATAGAACAAGAAATGGGTAATTTTGTGCCATTCGAACGGCCTTTGGCAACACTGTTGACCATGGTGGAGGTAGACCCCAAAGACCCTGCTTTTAGTCATCCTACCAAATTCATTGGCCCTGTGTATGAAGAAGCAGAAGCCAAAAAATTGGCCAAGGACAATCATTGGAGCATTAAGCCGGATGGACAAAAGTGGCGTCGTGTTGTGGCTTCTCCTTTGCCAAAACGGATTTTTGAGATTCGTCCGATTCGTTGGTTATTAGAAAAAAATACCATCGTGATTGCCAGCGGTGGTGGTGGTATCCCCACTATGTACGATGCAGACAGTCATTTGAAGGGCGTGGAAGCAGTGATAGATAAAGACCTATCGAGCGAGTTGCTAGCGCGAGAATTAGGTGCGGATTTATACATCATGGCCACCGATGCCGAGGCGGTATTTCTTGATTGGGACACACCCGAGCAACGAGGGATTAAATGTGTGAATCCGATTGATTTAGCGAACTATGAATTCGCCGCTGGTTCCATGGGGCCAAAGGTTAGTGCAGCTTGTCAATTTGCCGAGAAGACCGGCAAAATAGCAGCGATTGGATCATTAGAAGATTTAGAGCAAATAGTTGCCGGAACAGCGGGAACTCGAGTCAGTAAGCTAGTTGGGGACATGGAAAGTTATTGA
- a CDS encoding ankyrin repeat domain-containing protein: MDNNLIRKFLTLLFLMIFITGCSIFPHHTAYFEGVKNRLDDGMNINSSVNSKSDTLLHISVQNNSISEVKYLLDRGAKPNINNNFGLPPLYYINAKKNTSADREQAKIIALLVNSGADINIRMKDGITPLVSAILDKKPLSVKEILASNADVNIEYNGYTPLMFAVKMANPDIVNNILEKPQNINFRNKKGQSALDFTALGESKGSDEQLAEIARILVKSGAIIPISYNKNILNTAISNKRPLVAKNLIDATESTNALNKESFSPLMNAIYSGNIQRVKDQLKRSENLNYKDENNWSALHLTTHPDSSGGDALQANIAILLIKAGANINILGPQEKTTLDKAISNHRQRVADVLLTENTDISIKDETGKTALMTAVQTENLDILKKLTTSETVNTQDNYGWSALHFISYRLSKKEDLLQNEIVDFLIQSGANINLQNRNGFTPLHLAIKNSAQYTSQALIDNGADITLKDKNGQSPLMHAVRGGDISLIKNIIVLPQNLDAKDNNGWTAFHFLFENEILRSDEKQAVIARLLINAGADINIQTNDKSSALHLAIERNYQFVTQVLIKAKAAPSLRNNKNMTPLMVAVQNGNLPIVKKLAKLPQNLDLKQENGWTALHFTAYSESKGGDKTLAKIADVLIAAGADLNSKINTGETALSVAIGNEYPLVATTLLNARASVDLTDNNGWTPVMLAVYLGKIDIIKQALPLSSDLNIKNSDGWAALHLTANNHSYGGDALQAKIATLLIKNGANVNLRTREGSTALHFAAANNQIEVLKALLATNASINIRNHKGWSAKDEATKAKNTQIVRLLK, encoded by the coding sequence ATGGACAATAACTTAATACGGAAGTTTTTAACATTACTATTTTTGATGATATTTATAACTGGCTGTTCTATTTTTCCACATCATACAGCCTATTTCGAAGGAGTAAAAAATCGTCTAGATGATGGAATGAACATTAACAGTAGCGTCAATAGTAAATCAGATACGTTGCTACATATATCAGTACAAAACAATTCAATATCTGAAGTGAAATACCTTTTAGATCGAGGAGCAAAGCCAAATATAAATAATAATTTTGGGCTTCCTCCTTTGTATTATATCAATGCCAAAAAAAATACCAGCGCAGATAGAGAGCAAGCTAAAATAATCGCTCTTCTCGTCAACTCAGGAGCTGATATTAATATCAGAATGAAAGACGGAATTACACCTTTAGTGTCCGCTATTTTAGACAAAAAACCTTTAAGTGTAAAAGAAATATTAGCATCAAACGCTGATGTTAATATCGAATATAATGGATACACTCCGTTAATGTTTGCTGTAAAAATGGCGAATCCAGATATCGTTAATAACATATTGGAAAAGCCACAAAACATTAATTTCCGAAATAAAAAAGGTCAATCTGCTCTTGATTTTACAGCTTTAGGAGAAAGTAAAGGTAGTGATGAGCAGCTAGCAGAGATTGCTAGAATACTTGTTAAATCGGGCGCAATCATACCTATTTCATACAACAAAAATATATTAAATACTGCTATATCCAATAAACGCCCCCTCGTTGCAAAGAACCTAATTGATGCAACTGAGAGTACAAACGCACTTAATAAAGAGTCGTTCTCTCCTTTAATGAATGCCATCTATAGCGGCAATATACAACGAGTCAAGGATCAATTAAAACGATCGGAAAATCTAAACTATAAAGACGAAAATAACTGGTCAGCACTGCACCTAACAACCCATCCAGACAGCAGTGGAGGTGACGCTCTTCAAGCAAATATAGCCATACTCCTCATAAAAGCAGGTGCTAATATCAACATACTAGGCCCTCAAGAAAAAACAACATTAGATAAAGCTATATCAAACCACCGACAGAGAGTTGCAGACGTTCTACTGACTGAAAATACAGACATATCGATCAAAGATGAAACAGGAAAAACAGCATTAATGACTGCTGTGCAAACTGAAAACCTAGATATACTCAAAAAACTCACCACCTCAGAGACTGTAAACACTCAAGACAATTATGGCTGGAGCGCCTTGCACTTTATAAGCTACAGACTAAGTAAAAAAGAAGATTTACTACAAAACGAAATCGTAGACTTCCTCATACAGTCAGGTGCTAATATCAACCTTCAAAATAGAAATGGATTTACCCCTTTACATTTAGCAATTAAAAATAGTGCCCAATACACTTCTCAAGCGTTAATAGATAACGGAGCCGATATCACTTTAAAGGATAAGAATGGACAATCGCCATTAATGCATGCCGTTCGTGGAGGGGATATAAGCCTTATTAAAAATATCATAGTCCTTCCTCAAAATTTAGACGCTAAAGATAATAATGGTTGGACGGCGTTTCACTTCTTATTTGAAAACGAAATATTGAGAAGCGATGAGAAACAAGCAGTAATCGCGCGTTTATTGATTAACGCAGGAGCAGACATAAATATTCAAACCAACGATAAGTCATCAGCGTTACATCTTGCCATAGAGCGTAATTATCAGTTTGTTACTCAAGTACTTATCAAAGCAAAAGCAGCGCCATCACTTAGAAACAACAAGAACATGACACCACTCATGGTAGCAGTACAAAATGGCAACCTGCCCATTGTAAAAAAACTTGCTAAACTTCCTCAAAACCTAGATCTAAAACAAGAAAATGGCTGGACAGCCCTTCACTTTACAGCTTACTCAGAAAGTAAAGGTGGTGACAAAACCCTAGCAAAAATAGCCGATGTACTTATTGCCGCTGGGGCAGATTTAAACAGTAAAATTAATACTGGTGAAACCGCATTAAGTGTAGCAATAGGAAATGAATATCCATTAGTAGCTACCACCCTACTAAACGCCAGAGCCAGTGTAGATCTTACCGATAACAATGGCTGGACTCCTGTAATGTTAGCGGTTTACCTTGGAAAAATAGACATTATTAAGCAGGCTCTTCCATTATCAAGTGATCTTAATATTAAAAATAGCGACGGCTGGGCAGCCCTTCATTTAACAGCAAACAACCATAGTTATGGGGGCGACGCTTTACAGGCAAAAATTGCAACGCTCTTAATCAAAAATGGAGCAAACGTAAACCTACGCACACGAGAGGGTTCAACAGCCTTACACTTTGCAGCAGCCAATAACCAAATAGAAGTATTAAAAGCACTTCTGGCCACTAATGCATCAATTAACATTAGAAATCACAAGGGCTGGAGCGCAAAGGATGAGGCAACCAAAGCAAAAAATACACAGATAGTACGATTGCTAAAATAA
- the tssC gene encoding type VI secretion system contractile sheath large subunit: protein MSTNDVITEGLASEQGSSNLLDEIMAQTRIAPNEVGYDVAKKGVAAFIENLLRSNQTEEPVNKALVDQMLVELDRKISAQMNEILHDESVQKMESSWRGLKLLVDRTDFRENNKIDIIHVTKEELLEDFEFAPETTQSGLYKHVYSSGYGQFGGEPTGAIIGNYAFTPSTPDMKLLQYMGALGAMSHAPFISSVGPEFFGIDSFEELPNLKDLSSIFEGPKYTKWRSLRDSEDARYIGLTAPRFLLRVPYDPIENPIKSFNYQENVSQSHSNYLWGNTAFAFASRLTDSFAKYRWCPNIIGPQSGGAVEDLPVHVFESMGELQAKIPTEVLVTDRKEFELAEEGFIALTMRKGSDNAAFFSANSVQKPKIFPNTKEGKEAETNYRLSTQLPYMMIINRLAHYVKVLQREQIGAWKERQDLERELNGWIKQYVADQENPPADVRSRRPLRGAKIEVSDVEGNPGWYQVSLSVRPHFKYMGANFELSLVGRLDQA, encoded by the coding sequence ATGTCTACAAATGATGTTATAACGGAAGGGCTTGCTAGTGAGCAAGGTAGTAGTAACTTACTCGACGAAATTATGGCTCAAACGCGTATCGCGCCTAATGAGGTTGGGTATGACGTAGCTAAAAAAGGCGTTGCTGCTTTTATTGAAAATTTACTGCGTTCAAATCAGACTGAAGAGCCTGTTAACAAGGCTTTAGTAGATCAAATGCTTGTCGAGTTAGATCGTAAAATTAGTGCGCAAATGAATGAAATACTTCATGACGAGTCTGTTCAGAAAATGGAGTCATCATGGCGCGGCTTGAAATTATTGGTTGATAGAACCGATTTCAGAGAGAACAACAAAATTGACATTATTCATGTCACAAAAGAAGAGTTGTTAGAAGATTTTGAGTTTGCACCAGAAACAACGCAAAGCGGTTTGTATAAGCATGTTTATTCTTCCGGTTATGGTCAGTTTGGTGGTGAGCCTACAGGCGCGATTATCGGTAATTATGCTTTTACGCCGTCTACACCTGATATGAAATTGTTGCAGTATATGGGGGCGCTAGGTGCAATGTCTCATGCACCATTTATTTCAAGTGTTGGCCCTGAATTTTTTGGCATCGATTCTTTTGAAGAACTGCCTAATTTAAAAGATTTGAGCTCTATTTTTGAAGGGCCAAAATATACGAAATGGCGTTCACTTCGTGACTCTGAAGATGCTCGATATATTGGTTTAACGGCCCCTCGGTTCTTACTACGAGTTCCATATGATCCAATTGAAAATCCAATAAAATCATTTAATTACCAAGAAAATGTAAGTCAATCACACAGTAATTACCTTTGGGGGAATACTGCATTTGCATTTGCTTCACGTTTAACAGATAGCTTTGCCAAATATCGTTGGTGTCCAAATATCATAGGTCCTCAAAGTGGCGGCGCGGTAGAAGATTTACCTGTACATGTTTTTGAATCAATGGGAGAGCTTCAGGCCAAAATTCCTACAGAAGTCTTAGTGACGGACAGAAAAGAGTTTGAACTTGCTGAAGAGGGTTTTATTGCTCTTACGATGAGAAAAGGCAGTGATAATGCGGCCTTCTTTTCCGCGAATTCGGTTCAGAAGCCTAAAATATTTCCTAATACTAAAGAAGGTAAAGAGGCAGAAACTAATTATCGTCTGAGCACACAGCTTCCTTATATGATGATTATTAATCGACTCGCTCATTACGTGAAGGTATTGCAACGCGAACAAATTGGTGCATGGAAAGAGCGTCAAGATCTTGAACGTGAATTAAATGGTTGGATTAAACAATATGTTGCTGACCAAGAGAATCCACCCGCTGACGTTCGTAGTCGTCGTCCGCTTCGTGGGGCAAAAATTGAAGTGTCAGATGTTGAGGGGAATCCAGGTTGGTATCAAGTTTCTTTATCTGTTCGTCCACACTTTAAATATATGGGGGCTAACTTCGAACTTTCACTTGTTGGCCGCTTAGACCAAGCATAA